The Juglans microcarpa x Juglans regia isolate MS1-56 chromosome 8S, Jm3101_v1.0, whole genome shotgun sequence genome has a window encoding:
- the LOC121244308 gene encoding class V chitinase-like: MTSKLVALFVLILLYLALQCHCSTPQSRVKASYYYMGIGNGISDISSNLFTHLICAFTYVNSSNYHLSINSSTEQQFSTFAHTVKTKNPSVTTLLSIWVGRESLLNFFSMINQSSYRNSFVQSSIETARLYGFQGLDLCGLVPTGSSSDMANFGTLLDMWRVAVNSEAKNSSNPELLLVMAGNRLPGTESHTFMQLCMALRTWLIRMMA, translated from the exons ATGACGTCCAAACTGGTTGCCCTCTTCGTCCTCATCCTCCTATATCTCGCTCTCCAATGCCACTGTTCAACCCCACAATCACGGGTCAAAGCCAGTTACTATTATATGGGTATCGGAAATGGCATTTCCGATATAAGTTCTAATCTTTTCACGCACCTTATATGCGCTTTCACTTATGTTAACTCCTCCAATTACCACCTCTCCATCAACTCCTCCACCGAACAACAATTCTCTACCTTCGCCCACACCGTAAAAACCAAGAACCCGTCCGTTACAACGCTTTTGTCGATATGGGTTGGCAGAGAGTCTTTGCTAAACTTCTTCTCAATGATAAACCAGTCCTCTTATAGAAATTCTTTCGTTCAGTCTTCCATAGAAACAGCTAGGCTTTATGGGTTTCAAGGTTTAGATCTTTGTGGGCTTGTGCCAACAGGAAGTAGCTCGGATATGGCCAATTTCGGTACCCTTTTGGACATGTGGCGAGTTGCTGTAAATTCTGAGGCAAAAAATTCAAGCAATCCAGAGTTACTCCTGGTCATGGCCGGCAATCGTCTGCCAG GGACAGAGTCACATACTTTCATGCAGCTCTGTATGGCCCTTCGAACATGGCTAATACGGATGATGGCATAA
- the LOC121244335 gene encoding class V chitinase-like isoform X2, with product MGPATTIDGFMGYNYFKWFIRHYVQEAVSGHNATSAVNYCTFGLTWYNYDDVEAIRAKVSYVKQKGLLGYNAFHVVNDDNWVLSTAAEELDDENLIQKGGLLVIVLVSSSATIVLLLGSMWVMCYLRKREIKFTGTVLKARKGQEAKVNGIATTDNLNTNVSDL from the exons ATGGGTCCGGCTACCACCATCGACGGTTTCATGGGCTATAATTACTTTAAATGGTTCATTAGACACTATGTTCAGGAAGCAGTTTCCGGGCATAATGCTACTTCAGCGGTGAATTACTGCACGTTTGGGTTAACTTGGTATAATTACGACGATGTGGAGGCTATTAGAGCTAAAGTTTCTTATGTAAAGCAAAAGGGTCTGCTTGGTTACAACGCGTTTCATGTCGTCAATGACGACAACTGGGTGCTTTCTACAGCAGCAG AGGAGCTTGATGATGAAAATCTGATCCAAAAGGGGGGATTGTTAGTGATTGTTTTGGTTTCGAGTAGTGCTACGATTGTTCTCCTCCTAGGCTCAATGTGGGTGATGTGttatttgaggaagagagagatcAAATTTACAG GGACTGTACTGAAGGCAAGGAAAGGACAAGAAGCCAAAGTAAATGGTATAGCAACTACTGATAACTTAAACACCAATGTTTCGGATCTTTAA
- the LOC121244335 gene encoding class V chitinase-like isoform X1 encodes MGPATTIDGFMGYNYFKWFIRHYVQEAVSGHNATSAVNYCTFGLTWYNYDDVEAIRAKVSYVKQKGLLGYNAFHVVNDDNWVLSTAAAEELDDENLIQKGGLLVIVLVSSSATIVLLLGSMWVMCYLRKREIKFTGTVLKARKGQEAKVNGIATTDNLNTNVSDL; translated from the exons ATGGGTCCGGCTACCACCATCGACGGTTTCATGGGCTATAATTACTTTAAATGGTTCATTAGACACTATGTTCAGGAAGCAGTTTCCGGGCATAATGCTACTTCAGCGGTGAATTACTGCACGTTTGGGTTAACTTGGTATAATTACGACGATGTGGAGGCTATTAGAGCTAAAGTTTCTTATGTAAAGCAAAAGGGTCTGCTTGGTTACAACGCGTTTCATGTCGTCAATGACGACAACTGGGTGCTTTCTACAGCAGCAG CAGAGGAGCTTGATGATGAAAATCTGATCCAAAAGGGGGGATTGTTAGTGATTGTTTTGGTTTCGAGTAGTGCTACGATTGTTCTCCTCCTAGGCTCAATGTGGGTGATGTGttatttgaggaagagagagatcAAATTTACAG GGACTGTACTGAAGGCAAGGAAAGGACAAGAAGCCAAAGTAAATGGTATAGCAACTACTGATAACTTAAACACCAATGTTTCGGATCTTTAA